From one Conexivisphaerales archaeon genomic stretch:
- a CDS encoding alanyl-tRNA editing protein produces the protein MTRKLFWEDMYLREFDAKVISYDENRVVLDQTAFYPQGGGLVSDTGSVNNVRVTEVISEGDNIVHILNGLIHLNSGDNVHCKLDWDRRYEIMKMHTAAHLMSSVIHQRTGALITGNRIAPDESRIDFSLESYDKEKILTYIDEVNQIIKQGIEVSVFFMKKAEAIRIPGLIKLANATPPDVDILRIVKIGDVDIQADGGVHVKNTKEIGNIFVTKLENKGRLNRRIYYKLS, from the coding sequence ATGACTCGGAAGCTGTTTTGGGAAGATATGTATCTGCGTGAGTTTGATGCGAAAGTTATTTCTTATGATGAAAATCGTGTAGTATTGGACCAGACAGCTTTTTACCCGCAAGGAGGAGGTCTTGTTTCTGATACAGGTTCAGTAAACAACGTAAGGGTTACTGAAGTAATCAGTGAAGGAGATAATATCGTCCATATCTTAAATGGTCTCATCCACCTGAATTCTGGAGATAATGTCCATTGCAAGTTAGATTGGGATAGAAGATATGAAATCATGAAAATGCATACCGCTGCGCATCTGATGAGTTCGGTGATACACCAGAGGACTGGGGCCTTGATAACAGGAAATCGTATAGCGCCGGATGAATCAAGGATAGATTTTAGCCTTGAATCGTACGATAAAGAGAAAATTTTGACTTATATTGATGAAGTGAACCAAATCATAAAGCAGGGAATAGAAGTTAGTGTATTCTTCATGAAAAAGGCTGAAGCTATCCGTATTCCTGGCTTAATAAAACTAGCTAATGCTACGCCTCCTGATGTCGATATTTTGAGAATTGTGAAAATCGGAGATGTTGATATTCAAGCAGACGGTGGTGTACATGTCAAAAATACTAAAGAAATTGGAAATATTTTTGTAACTAAGCTGGAAAATAAGGGCAGATTAAACAGAAGAATTTATTACAAATTGAGCTGA